The Carassius gibelio isolate Cgi1373 ecotype wild population from Czech Republic chromosome B18, carGib1.2-hapl.c, whole genome shotgun sequence sequence ttgtgtgtgtcacatctacagaggatttcacggcgctgatccattctgcagtactcgatttttttttccggtgtgacaaagtgaactggaaaaaacgccccacgccgaatggaccaaatggacagctgtccacagagtaagtgattattttaatcatgacgcatgtatagatcgacccatattatacctgtattcacatagagttgatgttttcatgtgttgcgtgatatctctgcgacgaagtagcagtgcttcgcctgtgcttccccatgatatagtcccaagtcaatatctgcctaggaaatcgcctagtgttaatctggatcgctatttgtactcgttgtgaatacgcaggccacaagaagtaattaggtgggttttttaaaaaattttgatcacttttactcaggccatgctagctggcaacaaagaattccattcattgtgctaagctaagctaacgccgacccagtcaaactaaaacaatgcatgcactgacacaaaaatgcatttgcccacctatctaaatgcaggaaataatgtgaataagccctatttcaaaaaacggtggagtgttcttttaaaggattagttcacctcaaaatgaaaatttcctaataatttactcaccccaatgccatccaagatatccatgtctttctttcctcagtggaagagaaattaagtctgattaaaacatttctggatttttctTCGAATAATGGACTTCAATTGTAACCAACGTTTTGAAGTCTAAATCAATGCAGTTTCAAAGATGAAGTGCTTCAACGGGCTGTGCAGGATCCCAGCTGAGGATTAGGGTTTTATCTAGCGAAATGAttggtcattttctaaaaaaaaaaattataataatttatatactttttaactacAATTGTTAGGATTGAGCTGGGAACTACATGTCGAAAGGTTGCGCTCGATATCGCCGGTGGAAATACACAAAGATGGCCAGCGAAATGGAGCGCGACCTTTCGATGTGATGATGTAGTTCCCAGCTCAATCCTAACAATTGAACTGCATTGATTTGGACTTCAAAACGTTGGTTACAATTGAAGTCCATTATTCAAagaaaaatccagaaatgttttcctcagacttaatttctcttccactgaggaaagaaagagatggatatcttggatggcattggggtgagagtaaattattaggaaattttcattttgaggtgaactaatcctttaagcagCAATAACTGGTTTGCTGATAGAAAAACTATGAGTGATACAGGCATAGCAAGCAATCTGAAATAGCAATCACGACATTATAGGTGGCTACTAAAGATGAGAGATTACTCCACATAACTTAAATTTGGAGTGACTGTGCTGTTACTGACTGGTGCAGAAGCAGAGAATGACACAACACACATTCACTAGTGTTTTCCAGAAACTTTGCTTTGCTTGTGCCCTATACATTCAAAGGATTCGTTAACATTGAATGTGAAACTTACCAAGCATGATGATCCTTGGAGTGACTGGGAGAGACAGCTGGGCCTCTGCGTCTGCGGGAGTGGTAGTCTCCTATGCCAGCAAAGATAAGAGTTACTTGAAACAAGGTAGACTGTATATTATCTCTAGGATAGAAAAAGCTTTTTGAAATTTGTTAATAAGGAAGCAATGAGCaatggtccttttttttttttgctctgaagGTTTGTGAAAGGTTTACACAAAAAATTAACTAAGTACCACAATATCTTTATCAATTACAACACTACATCAATTTTCtcttaattaaaatattgtgctCACAGTGGACAACAGTGACTTTACCCAGCATTTACCCAGGAATTGAGATAGAAGCTTGCACCATGTGGGTTATATTGTGAGGTGAGGTCTATCAAGGAAAAAGTGCTCAACCACCAATAACATAAACCTGACACAAACCTGTATTTACTTGAAAAACTGGAGGTTCGTCAACCTGCATTAACAATttgaggagggggggggggggggttcactcTAATCAGGGAAAATGATTCTTCCACAATAAATGTGACAATTAATTGTTGAAAACTccaaataaaagatttaaataattaaggAACTTACATCAGCAATGAGAAAAAGTGACTCCTCTTGCTCTTTGAAGTGTGCCAACATCACAAGCATCGCTGCTAGGCCATCAGATCCTTCTCGGTCCTTCTTTATGGCTTCCTTCAGAACAGCTCTTACTTCTTTCCTCCACTTTGTAATCTGACTACTGAAGAAATCCAGGAGTCTTTTACCCTTTTTGTCCATATCTTCATTCAGTCTTGTGTATAGTTCAACATTGGTGAGAGTGGTGAAGTGTGACAATAAAAACTTCTGTGAAAAGAGAAATGGCCACTCTTTACCCACATCCAGAATGCTTGGGGAAGGCTTTGCGTTGATGTATTCCCGCTGTTTGGCATAAGTGATTGCCATTAGGTCTTCTACCCTTCCTCTCTCAGCGCCCTTTAGTCCCTCTCGGCTGAATATATCAATCATCTCAAGCTTCTTTTCCTCTAATGATGCTGATGTTTCCCCATCTGGATAGTCCGCTGGCTGCCAACGAACACACCCATAACTGTCGATTCTTGCACATGTAGCTACTGCTGGCTGGTCATCATCACCATCCTCATCATCTCTCTGGGTGCGTTTGTGCTTCCTCAGACGGGAAAGAGAGTTGCCTCGATTCAAATATTCTACTCTGGTTTTGAGCTGATTTATAACGCTGAAATACCCACATCCAATTAGCTCCCCCTCTTCATTTTTGTCTAAAAAGCTATTTGGATATTTTTGAGTTATAGCTTTAGCCACTACCACACACTCTCTGCGAGTAGGGTTCAAGGAACGCTCTCTCATCGCATCAACAGTGACTTTTATCAAGTGTCTGCGGTCATCCGGAGCTGGCCTCTCACCAGCATCTACTGCTCTTCTAAGAGTCAGCCTCACTTTGTTCCATGGCACCTCAAAACTGTTCACCCATGCAGAGATGGGACTTATAGATGATATGGGGCATGTGCTGGAATAGGCAACTGACAGTGGCTCAGACGATGAAGGGCTCAGCTGGGGATTTGAAGGACCTGCATTACACACTGTGAAAGCACAGAATAGTCAGGTGAAAATAAGGtttgacccaaaaaaaaaaaaatctaacaaaagttTTCTTAGTGGTTTACAATAGTATCAGATgtacttaaactaaaactaaaaaaaaaaaaaaaaaatcaaaatggtggCCGTCAAGTCCTTATAGGTGGGTCAATATAGGGTTAAACCaacaaaatttatataaaatgatttttgtttgtttttttggattcTGGTACAGTTCAAATatacaaactataaaaaatactaaataacagactacaatgtatttaaatgtgaCCTTGGGAAAAGGGTCATTTCAAAAATGGTTGCCATGGCTTCATCTCAATTACTAATCAGCCTAGATGGGTGATTTGAGGTCAACTGATGGcaaacaagaaaattattttacatgttaacattgaaatatttttgatGATGTGCTTTTTTCCAGCCGCATTGCAGGTGTATGTTAAAatcaatgtgtttaaaaaaagagcaaatgCAATGCATGACTATGGGATCTGCATGGATGGGGGAATATGGGcaatattttaaatgctgttttcaaTTGCAATGCGACCACTATCCTTCTGTACTGTATTGCACTGTTCTTACATACTTGGGCCTATAATCAAGTGATTAGGCTCTTTGGAAAGTTGTGGGTCTGTAGTTTTGCGTGGAATAACTGTATCTAGTGCAGAGACAGCATTGCAGAGGCaagaatatagtttttatttttcccttatataccatcttttttttttttttaagcaaatttgGCTTTATATGCTGCCATTAGCAAACAGCAAACTGCACATCCAGAAGGGCATCTATTGCCGCGGGGGATTTCAATAATTCTAACCTCAATCTGTACTCCTCAAGTTCTATCAACATGTCACCTGCCTGACCAAAGGGGACAGAATCTTGGACCAGGTATACACTAACATCCACatataacaactttttttttttctttttttttttttttacaaaattatgatTGAATGATTGcggatttatttagttattaattgTAGCGGATCAACTAATATATGTTAATTAAAAGAACTAATCTCACCTTTCAAGGAATGAATAATTTTTCTGCACTGAATGGGTGTGAGCAGATGTTTGATGTCATCTTCTTGAATAAACTGCAGATCATCTGGTCCTTCAACACCTACTTTCACCAACTCATTGACTAAAGTTTCAAGCTTTGCTTCATCTAGCTGTGGTAGCACGGCCTGTATTGCCTTCTCAATGGAGTCCATTACTCATTCTTCTGAAACACAGAATGATGCAGAGCAACAAGATTAAGACCAAATTGATTATATACAGAAAGAGGGTAATAATCTGCAAGATTCTCTACAGTCAAACACTGATATTGTGCTTCTGAGTTGCTTTGTAAGCAATAAACACCAAGATCCACAACAGGCACAGACTGATACTGCTGGACAACAAAATGTACGTTTGCCTCGTTTACCAGTATCAACAGTATTTTCCCAAGTAGATACCCTGTGTCATTTTGGTCCACTACAACAGTCATGCCTCTTTTGTACAGAGTGCCTTTGAAAGTGACAGAGGGTGTTTCAGTAGTGTCTTCTGGGCGGAGACCCTTGAGACTGATAGCTCTCTGAATGCCAATCTGGTACAGTCGGTCATCAAATTTACTTGGTTGGCCCATTTGCAGAGTTGGAGGAAATAAGTTACCAGCATGTAAATATGCTTGTAGCAACTGGTGTCTTTCTGCTAAGGTACTGCAGAGGTTTTTAAAGTTATGCAGTTTCCTTGCACACTGCTTAAAATATGAGTGCTTGCTTTCAAAGCGCAATGTCCACAACCTAATGAGGGGACCAAACTGAAGAATGAGTTCTGGGTAATGGACAAGATAGTGGTGTTTGGGTTTAAGTGTCTTTTCTGGGAATGTGGCAGTTCTTAGCTGGATGTATTCCTCAATGAGAATCTTAAGGTATGCTACTTGGTTGGTATGGATCTTGGGTGCACATATCAAATCCACAATTTCTCTGAGCTTTAAGCACAACTGCCACACCTCATCATCAAGTGGATTTTTGATTCGGTCTCCAACCAGAATAGGAAAGAGACGTAAGAGGCACCAGTTTTGAGCAGCATGTCCTCCCAGCTTCTCCGCATTAGTTTTAACCTCACATGGCTTGTTATTTGCATCACTGCCTAGGTATGTGAACTGTGATATAGTCCGATTCAGTTGACCATAGGTAAAGTGTTTGCCCACTGTCACTAAGTGCTTAATGTACATAGCAAGATCAAATGAAACAACCCCTTCAAACAGGTCATGACCCAGGcacggagggagccctggctggcaaacatgaaaatatttcaaCTGATTGAAAATTGAGTCAAATTTTACTCCACTGTTCATCTCCTGGTCTGCCAGGTCTGCCACACTATTTTTGTAACTCTCTATGGTTCTTTTAGGACCAGATTTGCAGGGATCTGTTTGAAAAGACACTCTGTCGATGACACAGTACCGGCAAAAATGTGTGCTTTTACTGAAGTTTTCAGTAAACCCGCCAATACTGTGTGACCCCAGATTATCTCCAGTAATGGCAATCACAGAGCCTTTTATTTTCTCCTCAGCACCATATTCAATTCCATTTTCCTCCATTTCTTTTAAGTCACTGACTAAAGTGGAGAACACTTTTTCTTGTCCAAAAAATTGGAAATCCTCCTCTCTGCACAACATAACAAGTTGCATTGGATCAATGGAAGACCTGTTGTGTGGTGCAATCTCTGCAAGTGTCATGTACATGGCcagtattttgtgtttttttctgccTGAGCCCAGTGGGTTCGCAACTTCGAAAGAATCCTGATACAAGATGAGAGACAATGAAGATGGTGAATCTCGTAAAAGTATATTCTCTTTAAAGTTTCTACCATCTCTCACATCTTCCAGAACATCAGGATTTGTTTCTGTGTCAGCTTTAGCTTGGGCATACTGTTCTTTAACAGAGTTCTGAGAGAGGAGTGATTTTACTGTATCCTTGATGGGCACGTACTGGTAGAACCTCTCTTTGCCTTTAGCATCAATGCCCAAATAAGTCTTGACTGGCTCAACATAGCTAAATCTGCTCTTAAagaaggttttacgggtttgatcTGTTCTAAACACTCCTTCGTTGCACATTTTCAGAAGGTTATCTTTTGAGAGATTATCAAGGAGCCTCTTAATATCACTTTCAGGGACATTCAGATTTGTTAACTCTTCATGCATCCTAGACAATAGATGAGTCAAACCAGTGTTGTGTACCTCTTGTATTTCCTCTATTAAGGTCTGAATTGTACTGGCTGGTAACAGCATTTTAGCCTGCATTCGGAGATAAAACATGGCCAGATTGTTCATAAAATCATCTGTGTCCACTTCATCTTCTGTGTTGTCATTATCATCGTCAAAAGTGGTCTCAAAAGTGTGATCTAGTTCACTGTCTGATGACATGGAGGCACAGGTGATGTTAGTACTAGCAGCACTGGTAGAACTTTGGCTAATACGTGGAGAAGTAGATATACTCTTGTGTTTCCGATTCAAGTGCGAGGCAAAGGTTGAACGGACACGGAAATGttttaaacaattaatataaGGGCATGACACTTCTGTGCCATATTTAATATGCCACTGAAGATGTTCATGTAAGCTTGGAAAATTTGCTGACACATAGTTACAACCTTCAACAGAGCAAGCCAAATCAACTCCATCAATGTTCCTTTTAAGTACTGGTTTAGCGGTCTTCTTGTGAAAACGGTACATGTGGCTCTGAACGGCACCACGAGTCACAAAAGTGGCAAAGCATTTT is a genomic window containing:
- the LOC127977879 gene encoding uncharacterized protein LOC127977879; the encoded protein is MDSIEKAIQAVLPQLDEAKLETLVNELVKVGVEGPDDLQFIQEDDIKHLLTPIQCRKIIHSLKVCNAGPSNPQLSPSSSEPLSVAYSSTCPISSISPISAWVNSFEVPWNKVRLTLRRAVDAGERPAPDDRRHLIKVTVDAMRERSLNPTRRECVVVAKAITQKYPNSFLDKNEEGELIGCGYFSVINQLKTRVEYLNRGNSLSRLRKHKRTQRDDEDGDDDQPAVATCARIDSYGCVRWQPADYPDGETSASLEEKKLEMIDIFSREGLKGAERGRVEDLMAITYAKQREYINAKPSPSILDVGKEWPFLFSQKFLLSHFTTLTNVELYTRLNEDMDKKGKRLLDFFSSQITKWRKEVRAVLKEAIKKDREGSDGLAAMLVMLAHFKEQEESLFLIADETTTPADAEAQLSLPVTPRIIMLGETILTAKKWMLSIEGRVVIPPGAHMADFTTALAALFACYYVFNLEYQVEASTTLEFVQRFLVRINPDSNKCTAKEQMSKTTGRVVKRKTSYMNPHVISFIRDFTEFYLLTD